The Calliphora vicina chromosome 3, idCalVici1.1, whole genome shotgun sequence genome contains a region encoding:
- the LOC135954397 gene encoding putative sodium-dependent multivitamin transporter, giving the protein MSAVMVAILKLLFLCALAHSVSCLALPATTVPKTYETTTDPPHHIPEYLIVRGEDGSQESTEYKMAGSLLLKSFQAPTVTDQSLEECSNPSHKAVFSPYDYTVLLTMLVISLGIGIFYGFCKKSGSSSNEFLLGSEMSIFPVTLSLTTSFITAIELLGNPSEMYFQGTQFVLIVIPMVFVIPVAVKIFYPIYFKMELTSCYEYLGIRFGKEIRVLGAVLYVIQMCFYTAVAVLAPAIALSKATGLNTKIAVILIYVVCVFYSSQGGMKAVVIADTFQAVVLAISLVLVVGLGCYYSGSPVEVFKTAAERDRLEFFNFNFDPTTRHTVWSVVIGGFFYWTSLFCTNQASVQKCMSLKSLKLAKIALGFAIMGLVVVFLLNFYTGLMVFNHYADCDPLTAGRITASDQLLPFYIINTYEHIYTVAGIFVAGIFAASLGTVASALNSLSAVTCEDLLVNGMNIKISADKGALYAKWMSLGFGIFSFGLVFIVERLGGVLQATLTLNGLIGGVTLGLFVLGIAFKNANTKGAFYGGIISLIIVIFIGVVAQIANVEPVSLPVSVENCDCLVNATQTLGAVFMETIVEEEVSGFTSWPIFKLSYMWYSMIGCLLTMFLGLIISAIINTLQRRRVFKITSVQNSNNMNMNSESNMKPNNKITTTAAAITVDAKPSEEGCHVNHAIRLDDE; this is encoded by the exons ATGTCTGCAGTCATGGTTGccatattgaaattattatttttatgcgCTTTGGCTCATAGTGTTAGCTGTTTGGCTCTACCGGCCACCACTGTACCCAAAACCTATGAAACAACCACCGATCCTCCTCACCATATCCCAGAATATTTAATTGTACGCGGTGAAGATGGTTCCCAAGAAAGTACCGAGTACAAAATGGCCGGCTCGTTGTTGTTGAAATCATTTCAGGCTCCAACAGTGACCGATCAATCATTGGAGGAATGTAGTAATCCCTCGCACAAGGCAGTATTTTCTCCTTATGATTATACTGTATTGCTAACTATGTTGGTGATATCTTTGGGTATTGGCATATTCTATGGTTTTTGCAAGAAGTCGGGCAGTTCTTCGAATGAGTTTTTACTCGGTTCGGAAATGAGCATATTCCCGGTGACCCTAAGTTTGACTACTAGTTTTATAACGGCCATTGAATTGCTGGGCAATCCTTCGGAAATGTACTTCCAGGGCACACAGTTTGTTTTGATAG TTATTCCCATGGTCTTTGTCATCCCTGTGgccgtaaaaatattttatccgatttattttaaaatggaatTGACCAGTTGTTATGAATATTTGGGTATACGTTTTGGCAAGGAAATTCGTGTACTTGGTGCAGTTTTATATGTAATACAG atGTGTTTCTACACCGCTGTGGCTGTTTTAGCACCCGCTATAGCTCTCTCGAAAGCTACGGGTTTGAATACAAAGATAGctgtgattttaatttatgttgtGTGTGTCTTCTATTCATCTCAAGGAGGCATGAAGGCTGTTGTTATAGCCGATACTTTTCAG GCTGTTGTTTTGGCCATCTCCTTGGTGTTGGTGGTTGGTTTGGGCTGTTACTACAGTGGATCACCAGTAGAAGTGTTTAAAACTGCTGCTGAGAGAGATCGTTTGGAATTTTTCAA TTTCAATTTTGATCCCACCACACGTCACACAGTGTGGTCAGTGGTTATAGGTGGCTTTTTCTATTGGACCTCCCTGTTCTGTACCAATCAGGCTTCGGTGCAGAAATGTATgtctttaaaatctttaaagttGGCTAAAATAGCTTTAGGATTTGCCATAATGGGTTTGGTGGTTGTTTTCCTGCTTAATTTCTACACCGGTTTGATGGTGTTCAATCATTATGCCGACTGTGATCCTTTAACGGCGGGACGTATTACAGCCAGCGATCAGTTGTTgccattttatataataaatacttATGAACATATTTATACAGTTGCTGGCATATTTGTGGCTGGTATATTTGCAGCCAGTTTGGG aactgTGGCCTCTGCTTTGAATTCCCTTTCAGCCGTTACTTGTGAGGATTTATTGGTGAATGgcatgaatataaaaatttcggCCGATAAAGGTGCTCTTTATGCCAAATGGATGTCATTGGGTTTTGGTATTTTCTCATTCGGTCTGGTCTTTATTGTGGAACGCTTGGGCGGTGTCTTACAGGCCACTCTCACCTTAAACGGTTTAATTGGTGGAGTCACATTAGGCCTGTTTGTTTTGGgtattgcttttaaaaatgCCAATACCAAAGGAGCCTTTTATGGTGGcattatttctttaataatagtCATCTTTATTGGTGTCGTCGCTCAAATAGCAAATGTTGAACCAGTATCTTTACCAGTATCCGTGGAAAATTGTGATTGTTTGGTGAACGCCACCCAAACATTGGGTGCTGTTTTCATGGAAACTATAGTGGAGGAGGAAGTATCGGGATTtac TTCCTGGCCCATTTTCAAACTAAGCTACATGTGGTATTCCATGATCGGTTGTTTGCTCACCATGTTTTTGGGTCTAATCATATCGGCCATAATTAATACCCTACAAAGACGTCGAGTTTTCAAAATAACCTCTGTTCAAAATTCCAACAACATGAACATGAATAGCGAATCGAATATGAAACCTAATAATAAGATTACCACGACAGCTGCCGCCATTACAGTTGATGCTAAACCCTCGGAAGAAGGTTGTCATGTCAATCATGCCATACGTTTAGATGATGAATAA